A segment of the Flavobacteriales bacterium genome:
AGCCGTTTGGTGGCGTGCGCCGCACCGATCGCGAGCGCCGTGTATCCGGATTGATGCGATGGGGGCAGCGAGGCGAGGGGCACCTCGCACTCGGCGGGGATGAAAAGCTCCAAGCCCTTGCCGTCGTTCTTCACCCCGAGGTGCGCTACGGCGCTCATGTAGCGATCTACGATGTGGATCCTCGGCATGCGGTCGATGCGCAGGTTCACCAGCAACCACTTCTCGATGTTGAGCTTGGGGAAGCTGTGCGCGGGCACGCCGAGCGCACGCTTGATCCGGGCCGTGCGCAGGTTATGGTGCAGGTCGATCACGGCATCGAAGCGCTCGGCCTTCAATCGCAAGGTCAGCTCCCCCAGGTCGTCGCCCAGCTCATGCACCCTGCTCACATGCGGATTGAATCGCACCAGGTCGGCGAAGGCGCTTTTGGTGGTGACATGGATCTCCGCATCCTTTAGCTGCTCCTTGGCGCAGCGCAGCACCGGGCTGGTGAGCACGATGTCACCAATGGAGGAAAACCTCAGGATTAGGAGCTTCATCGGGTGCGAAGTTGGGGGTTGAGGGTTGTTGCCAACGCACTGGCCTCTGCCGCAGGCTCAGGGCTGATGACGGTTGCAGGTTGGCCGCGACCTTTGTGCCCAACTCGTCAATCAAGGCATTCAACCCCCAACCTGCTTTCCATCAACCCGTCATCCCGGCCTTGAGCCAGGACAACCCGCAACCTGCGCTTGGAACTGATCGACACCCACGCCCATCTCTACAGCACCAAGTTCGATGCGGACCGCGAGGCCATGCTCCAGCGCGCGGCCGAGGCCGGTGTCTCGAGGCTCTTCCTGCCGAACGTGGACCACGAGAGCATCGCCGGCATGGATGCGCTCGTAGCCGCGCACCCCGATCGCTGTTTCGCCATGATGGGACTGCACCCGTGCCATGTGGGTGAGGACAATGCCGCCGCGATGGAAGAGGTGGAGCGCTTGCTGCGCACCGGTCGCTATTGCGCGGTGGGTGAGATCGGCATCGACCTGTACTGGGATAAGACCTTCCTCGCGCAGCAGCAGGAGGTGTTCCGTCAGCAGGTGCGCTGGGCGAAGGAGCTGCGCTTGCCGATCGCCATCCATTGCCGGGAGAGCTTTATTGAGGTGCTCGCCATCGTGGAGGAGGAGAATGACGATTCTCTCACCGGCGTGTTCCATTGCTTCACCGGAAGTGCGGAACAAGCGCTGCGCGTGATCGCATTGAAGGGCTTTTATCTTGGCATCGGCGGCGTGGTCACTTACCCGAAGGGCGGCTTGTTCGAGACCCTGCGCGAAGTGGGCGCTGCGCATTGCGTGCTGGAGACCGATGCGCCCTACCTCGCACCCGTGCCCTACCGTGGCAAGCGCAACGAGCCCGGCTACCTCGCGTACATCGCCGCCAAGCTCGCGGAGGCCACGGGCCTTCCGGTGGAAGAGATCGCCGCGATCACCACGCGGAACGCCAATCTACTTTTCCGGCGATGAGCGCTTCCGTCCTCCTGATCTACACCGGCGGCACCATCGGCATGCTCGCCGATCCGCGCACCGGGGAACTGCGCCCCATGGACCTTGCCCACCTCGAAGAGCAGGTGCCCGAACTGGCGCGCATCGGTGTGCGATTGGGCGCCACCACCTTTGAGCAGCCCATCGACAGCAGCGACATGCGGCCGGCGGACTGGGTGCGCATCGCGCGGATCATCGGCGAATCCTACGACCGCTACGACGGCTTCGTGGTGCTGCACGGCAGCGATACCATGGCCTACACCGCAAGCGCGTTGAGCTTTCTGCTGGAAGGACTGAGCAAGCCCGTGATCCTCACTGGATCGCAATTGCCCATCGGCACCATCCGCACCGATGCCAAGGAGAACCTGATCACCGCCATCGAGATCGCCGCCGCCAAGGATGAACAGGGTCGTGCGATGGTGCCCGAAGTGGCCGTGTACTTCGAGTACCGCTTGATGCGCGGCAACCGAACGGTGAAGGTGCATGCCGAGCGCTTCGAGGCCTTCCGCTCCCCGAATTGGCCAGCACTGGCAGAGGCCGGTGTTCACCTGCGCTATGACCGCTCCGCGATCCTGCTGAACCGCAGCGGGCCGCTCAAGGTGCACGAGCGAGTCGATGCCCGGGTGGGGGTGATCCGCTTATTCCCGGGGATCTCCGCGGAATGGGTGACGCATGCCTTGGGCACGCCCGGCCTGCGCGCGGCGCTGCTCACCACCTTCGGCAGCGGCAATGGCCCCACCGAACCGGAATTCATAGGGGCCCTGCGCAACGCGCGTGAGCGGGGCCTCCAACTGCTCAACGTGACCCAATGCGTGGGCGGCCGGGTGGAGCAAGGCCGTTATGTGACCAGCCGTGCGTTCGTAGAGCTCGGCGTGATTCCCTGTGCCGACATGACCGTGGAGGCCACGCTTGCCAAGGCCATGTTCCTGCTCTCCATGGAGCAGCCTGCGGAGGCCTTCGCCCAACGAATGGCGGCACCGATCGCCGGCGAGTTGACGTTGGGGTAACATGCCAGCCCTTCCGCTCGCTGCCTATCCTGCGCCACTTCCTGTGCAGCCCTTGCAGCACAAGTCGGATTGCTACCTTGGCCGCCCTTCGGAAAGGCCAGGAACCGCCTTCCCGACCATAACTGGAGAGATGGCCGAGTGGTTGAAGGCGCGCGCCTGGAAAGTGCGTTTACCTGAAAGGGTAACGGGGGTTCGAATCCCTCTCTCTCCGCCATTGCGGATCGGCGGCGGAGCCGCCGCATCATCTGCGACGGCGGCGAGCGAAGCTTGCTTCGGCGAGCCGACGATGCAGATGATGCAAGGCCCGAAGGTCCGTCGATCTGCAATGAAGCCCTCCCCAACGGGAAAGGCCGACGAAGGAGGCCAATCCCTTTCCCGCCTTCACGGCGAGCCGACGATGCAGATGATGCAAGGCCCGAAGGGCCATCGATCAGCAATGAATCCCTCCCCAACGGGAAAGGCCGACGAAGGAGGCCAATCCCCCTCATTGCAGGGAGCTCAACCTCCAATCAGCAACCGGCCAGGATTCGGGCGCTCGCCCTACCCCTCAACCGGTTCGTCGCTTCGATCCAACCCGCATCTTTGACCCGCTCTCAACGGAACCAACCGACAACAACCCCCTCACGCAACCCTTCACACATGGTACGCAAGTTCTTGTCACTCTGCATGGCGGCCTTCGTCGGCCTCAGCCTGCTCACCACCCCGGTCATGGCGCAGAACGCCCCAGCCGCTGCATCTACCGAAGTGACCGATGCCGCCCCGGCCGGTGGCCACCAGATGCTGAAGCAGCGCTTCATCGAGGGCGACCCGACCTACATGGCCCCGGTGCTCCTGTGCCTGATTCTTGGCTTGGCCATGGTCATCGAGCGCATCATCTACCTCAACATGGCTAACACCAACACCACGAAGCTCCTCAGCAATGTGGAGGATGCGCTAAAGTCGGGTGGCATCGATGCGGCCCAGGAGGTGTGCCGCAACACCCGCGGCCCCATCGGCGGCATCTTCTATCAGGGCCTCGACCGCGCCCACGAGGGCGTCGAGATCGCCGAGAAGAGCATCGTGGCCTATGGTGGCGTGGAAGTGGGCCGCCTAGAGCGCGGCTTGCCTTGGATCGCCCTGTTCATCGCCCTGGCCCCCATGCTTGGGTTCATGGGCACCGTGATCGGGATGATCGAGGCCTTCGACCAGATCGCGGCCGCCAACAACATCAGCCCGGCCATCGTGGCTGGCGGTATCAAGATCGCGCTGCTCACCACCGTGTTCGGCCTCATCGTCGCCATCATCCTGCAGATTTTCTACAACTACCTGCAGAGCAAGATCGACAGCATCACCGGCCAGATGGAGGAGGCCTCCATCAGCTTGGTGGACCTGCTGGTGAAGACCAACACGAGCAAGCACTAAGTACATGCATCAGAGCTCCAACCTCATCGGCCGAATCGCGCAATGGGCTATCATGGGCCTGGG
Coding sequences within it:
- a CDS encoding glycosyltransferase family 9 protein; translated protein: MKLLILRFSSIGDIVLTSPVLRCAKEQLKDAEIHVTTKSAFADLVRFNPHVSRVHELGDDLGELTLRLKAERFDAVIDLHHNLRTARIKRALGVPAHSFPKLNIEKWLLVNLRIDRMPRIHIVDRYMSAVAHLGVKNDGKGLELFIPAECEVPLASLPPSHQSGYTALAIGAAHATKRLPQHKLIELARLIDGPIVLIGGKEDQALARMIGDAIGGRAFDATGRYDILGSASLIKQARSMIAHDSGAMHIACAFNKPVVSVWGNTVPQFGMGPYQPEHPERAMISEVPDLSCRPCSKIGHDRCPKGHFRCMEKQDLHRIAELVNA
- a CDS encoding TatD family hydrolase; translated protein: MELIDTHAHLYSTKFDADREAMLQRAAEAGVSRLFLPNVDHESIAGMDALVAAHPDRCFAMMGLHPCHVGEDNAAAMEEVERLLRTGRYCAVGEIGIDLYWDKTFLAQQQEVFRQQVRWAKELRLPIAIHCRESFIEVLAIVEEENDDSLTGVFHCFTGSAEQALRVIALKGFYLGIGGVVTYPKGGLFETLREVGAAHCVLETDAPYLAPVPYRGKRNEPGYLAYIAAKLAEATGLPVEEIAAITTRNANLLFRR
- a CDS encoding type I asparaginase, which gives rise to MSASVLLIYTGGTIGMLADPRTGELRPMDLAHLEEQVPELARIGVRLGATTFEQPIDSSDMRPADWVRIARIIGESYDRYDGFVVLHGSDTMAYTASALSFLLEGLSKPVILTGSQLPIGTIRTDAKENLITAIEIAAAKDEQGRAMVPEVAVYFEYRLMRGNRTVKVHAERFEAFRSPNWPALAEAGVHLRYDRSAILLNRSGPLKVHERVDARVGVIRLFPGISAEWVTHALGTPGLRAALLTTFGSGNGPTEPEFIGALRNARERGLQLLNVTQCVGGRVEQGRYVTSRAFVELGVIPCADMTVEATLAKAMFLLSMEQPAEAFAQRMAAPIAGELTLG
- a CDS encoding MotA/TolQ/ExbB proton channel family protein, producing MVRKFLSLCMAAFVGLSLLTTPVMAQNAPAAASTEVTDAAPAGGHQMLKQRFIEGDPTYMAPVLLCLILGLAMVIERIIYLNMANTNTTKLLSNVEDALKSGGIDAAQEVCRNTRGPIGGIFYQGLDRAHEGVEIAEKSIVAYGGVEVGRLERGLPWIALFIALAPMLGFMGTVIGMIEAFDQIAAANNISPAIVAGGIKIALLTTVFGLIVAIILQIFYNYLQSKIDSITGQMEEASISLVDLLVKTNTSKH